GCGATGATCATTTTGGGTTTGTGTTCGTGGGCGAGGCGGCGCACCTGCTCCATGTCGATTCGCTCGCTGTCCTTGTCCACCTGATAGCCGACGATCTGGTAGCGCATGCCCGAAAAGTTGACGGGGGAACCGTGCGTCAGGTGTCCGCCGTGCGCCAGATCCATGCCCAGCACCGTGTCGCCCTGACTCAGCAGTGCGCCGTAGACCGCGATATTGGCGCTGCTGCCCGAATGCGGCTGCACATTGGCCCACTCGGCCCCAAACAGCGCTTTGGCCCGTTCGATGGCCAGCGTTTCTACTTTGTCCACCACTTCGCAGCCGCCGTACCAGCGCTTGCCCGGATAGCCCTCGGCGTATTTGTTGGTGAGAATGCTGCCCACCGCTTCGCGCACGGCGGCGCTGGTAAAGTTCTCGGAGGCGATCAGTTCCAGGCCGTAGCGCTGGCGCTGGGCTTCTTCCTGAATCAGATCAAAAACGGCGGTGTCGCGCTGTCCGGCGGCGGGTCGGGCGAGGGTATCAGTCATGCTCTGAAGCGTAACACAGCCCGCCCAGCGGCGGTAAGGGACATCGGCGCTTGGCATCGGCGTGCCGGTTGAAATGGGGGCAGCCTCCTTTACACTGAGGCCGTGTTGAAGTCGGTCAAACGATCAGTCGGCGGCAGGCGCGTAGCGTGGAGCCGCCTGTTTCGCCTCGCGCTGGACGTGCTGTTCACTTTCGCGTTGCCGTACGCCCTGCTCAATCCCGCTCCCTTCGGCTTGCCGGACTTGTCGCGTTCGCTGGGCAATTACGGCGTCTACGTGCTGGCCGGCGTGCTGCCGACTTTGTACATCGTCCTGGACACCATGCACCGCCGAGTGCTCAACCCCTTCGGCTTGTTTTTGCTGGCTGGAGCGCTCAGCGGCGCGGCAGTCAGTTTTCTCAAGTTAGACGGAGTGGCGTTTGCCCTCAAAGACGCCATGCATTCGGCGCTGCTGATGCTGGCCTGCGGGGTATCGCTGCTGCTCAGGCGGCCCCTCTTCGAGTTTTTGTTTTACGGCCTCGTCTCGCCGGAAACGCCCAAGCGCAAACAGCAACTGGGCGCAGCGCTCTCGCAGCCGCAAGTGCGCCGCGCACTGGGCTGGGCGACGGCGCTGGTGGCCCTTAAGGCGGTGATGCTGGGCACCGTCAGCTATCTGGTGGCCCTCTGGTTGGTTACGCTGCCGTTTGGGGTGGCGGGCTTCAACGCTCAGGTGGCCCGCGCCCACGCCCTCACTTTTCCGGCGGCCATTGGGCTAGATATCCTGTTTTACGGCGCGGCGGGCTGGCTGACCTTGCGGGCCACCCGCCGCTTGACCGGGGGCCGCGCTTGGCCCTGGCAGGAGGGCTTCTGGCACGATCTAGAGCGCTCGACCCAACTGGAGCGGCAAGGCGCTGAGCTGTCTGAACGCTGAGCTGTCGGGCATGCTGGATTCCACCGCGCCCTGATCTGCTTTATTTACCATCTGGTCATGACCCGCGCCGCGCTCCTTGCCTTGCTGCTGCTTTCTTCGGCCCAAGCTGCTGCTCTTATTCATCTGCGTCCCTCGCTCAACGCTGCGGGCATCATCACGCATGGGCCGCGCACCCTCAAAGCCGGTCAACCCAAACAAGTGGCGCTGACCTTTGACGCCGACATGACCCTCGGCATGGAGAGCGAACTCAGAAGCGGCAAAGTGAGGAGCTTCGACAATGAAGCGGTGGTGCAGGCACTGGAAGCCGCCAACGTTCCCGCCACCTTTTTTCTGACTGGCATGTGGGCGCAGGTATATCCGGCCTCAGCGCTGGCGCTGGCCAAGCATCCCAGTTTTGAAATTGAAGACCACAGCTATGATCATCCAGGTTTTTCGCAACCGTGCTACGGGCTGGCCAGCATTGCCGACGCCCAAAAGAGCGCCGACATCGGGCGTTCTCAGCGGGCCATCCAAACCGCCACTGGCACCAAGCCTCAGTATTTCCGCTTTCCGGGCGGCTGCGCCAGCGAAAGTGATGTGCAGAAGGTGGAGGCGGCAGGTCTGACCGTGGTGCACTGGGACGTGATCGGCGGCGACGCCAACCAGAAGAGTCCTGCGGTGATCGTCAGCGACGTGCTGAGCCGCGTCAAGAGCGGCAGCATCGTGGTGCTTCACGTCAGCGGCGGCCACGCGCCCGAAACTGGCGTGGCGCTTCCGGCCATCATCAAGGGTCTGAGAGCTGAGGGATATCAGTTGGTGACGCTCAAGACGCTGCTGGGCCAACCTTAGCGGCTATACTCTGCTTCTGCTTGCTGATCTGCCCATCAGGGCGGC
The DNA window shown above is from Deinococcus detaillensis and carries:
- a CDS encoding VC0807 family protein, with protein sequence MLKSVKRSVGGRRVAWSRLFRLALDVLFTFALPYALLNPAPFGLPDLSRSLGNYGVYVLAGVLPTLYIVLDTMHRRVLNPFGLFLLAGALSGAAVSFLKLDGVAFALKDAMHSALLMLACGVSLLLRRPLFEFLFYGLVSPETPKRKQQLGAALSQPQVRRALGWATALVALKAVMLGTVSYLVALWLVTLPFGVAGFNAQVARAHALTFPAAIGLDILFYGAAGWLTLRATRRLTGGRAWPWQEGFWHDLERSTQLERQGAELSER
- a CDS encoding polysaccharide deacetylase family protein, producing the protein MTRAALLALLLLSSAQAAALIHLRPSLNAAGIITHGPRTLKAGQPKQVALTFDADMTLGMESELRSGKVRSFDNEAVVQALEAANVPATFFLTGMWAQVYPASALALAKHPSFEIEDHSYDHPGFSQPCYGLASIADAQKSADIGRSQRAIQTATGTKPQYFRFPGGCASESDVQKVEAAGLTVVHWDVIGGDANQKSPAVIVSDVLSRVKSGSIVVLHVSGGHAPETGVALPAIIKGLRAEGYQLVTLKTLLGQP